In the genome of Vicia villosa cultivar HV-30 ecotype Madison, WI linkage group LG7, Vvil1.0, whole genome shotgun sequence, one region contains:
- the LOC131615866 gene encoding putative UDP-glucose flavonoid 3-O-glucosyltransferase 3: protein MKKAQLVFIPSPGVGHLVSTLEFAKLLINRDNRLRITVLIIKFPNTTETDAYTKSLPILDSLNVINLPECSLPPNSNPGSAMAALLEAQKPYVKQAVSNLTTGEGQHGHLAAFVVDMFCTTMIDVAKEFSVPTLVYFTSGVAFLGLSLHLHTINERDNVDSTQLLQLTELVVPSFANSVPIKSLPSAVLLKELESFMMVYWKGLKNADGIIVNSFEELESHAVHSFVSDADLASLPIYPVGPILNLEHKTNGIDGSNDTIKWLDDQPTSSVVFLCFGSRGSFNEDQIKEIALAVENIGVRFIWSLRKSPPKGSMDAPSDYSLFDLDLILPKGFLDRTAKIGRIVGWAPQTQILAHHATGGFVSHCGWNSTLESIYFGVPIATWPIFAEQRTNAFQLVCELKMGVEIALDYNVEFNGEPNYLVTADKIEKGIRSLLDKDGEVRKKVKKMSEKSRKTLLDGGSSYIYLARLIDYIVNQASN from the coding sequence ATGAAAAAAGCACAACTGGTGTTTATCCCTTCTCCTGGTGTTGGCCACTTAGTTTCAACTCTTGAGTTTGCTAAGCTTCTAATCAACCGTGATAACCGTCTCCGAATAACCGTCTTGATTATCAAATTCCCAAATACCACAGAAACTGATGCCTACACTAAATCCCTTCCAATCTTAGATTCTCTCAATGTCATCAACCTTCCAGAATGTTCTCTTCCCCCGAATTCCAACCCAGGCTCCGCCATGGCCGCTCTTCTTGAAGCTCAGAAACCATACGTCAAACAAGCTGTCTCTAACCTCACTACTGGAGAAGGACAGCATGGACACCTTGCTGCCTTCGTTGTTGATATGTTCTGCACCACCATGATTGACGTTGCCAAAGAGTTTTCCGTCCCTACGCTCGTCTACTTCACTTCCGGTGTTGCTTTCCTTGGTTTGAGCCTCCATCTTCACACTATCAATGAACGAGACAACGTAGATTCGACTCAGTTGCTGCAACTCACTGAGTTGGTTGTCCCAAGTTTTGCTAACTCGGTTCCGATAAAATCGTTGCCTAGTGCTGTGCTACTCAAGGAATTGGAGTCGTTTATGATGGTCTATTGGAAAGGCCTCAAGAATGCCGATGGCATTATAGTAAATTCATTTGAAGAGCTAGAATCTCATGCAGTTCACTCATTTGTATCCGATGCAGATCTAGCTAGTTTACCGATATATCCGGTGGGTCCCATACTAAATTTGGAGCACAAAACCAATGGCATTGATGGATCTAATGATACCATTAAGTGGCTTGATGACCAACCTACTTCATCGGTAGTTTTCCTCTGTTTCGGTAGTAGGGGTTCTTTCAATGAGGATCAGATTAAGGAGATCGCATTGGCAGTTGAGAATATCGGTGTCCGTTTTATATGGTCTCTTCGAAAATCTCCACCAAAAGGTTCAATGGATGCGCCCTCTGATTACTCTCTTTTtgatttagatttgattttaCCTAAAGGTTTTTTAGATCGGACTGCAAAGATTGGAAGGATCGTTGGATGGGCTCCACAAACTCAAATATTAGCCCATCATGCAACAGGAGGATTTGTTTCGCATTGTGGCTGGAATTCAACACTCGAGAGCATTTATTTTGGTGTGCCTATTGCCACTTGGCCTATTTTTGCAGAACAACGGACTAATGCTTTTCAATTGGTGTGTGAGTTGAAGATGGGTGTGGAGATTGCATTGGATTATAATGTGGAGTTTAATGGTGAGCCTAATTATCTTGTAACTGCAGACAAGATTGAGAAAGGGATAAGGAGTTTGTTGGATAAGGATGGAGAGGTAAGAAAGAAAGTGAAAAAGATGAGTGAAAAAAGCAGGAAGACTTTGTTAGACGGAGGTTCTTCTTATATTTACTTAGCACGGTTGATTGATTATATTGTGAATCAAGCATCAAATTGA
- the LOC131615865 gene encoding BTB/POZ domain and ankyrin repeat-containing protein NPR1-like encodes MDNSNEASSSLSFVSSHLSNASSNTHNEHVANIEIVSLNKLSGSLEKLLSDVVDYDYCDAEIVVEDIPVGIHRCILASRSQFFHELFKKGKDGDSKEGKGKPSYQMKNLVCYGSVGYEAFVVFLHYLYTGKLKAPPTEVMTCVDEACIHDSCRPAIDYALELIYASSTFQMKELVLLFQRYLLNFVDKALVEDVIPILVAANHCQLEQLLTHCIQRVARSDMDIISLERELPYEVMTEIKSLRVQSLPESTPDAMEVEPVIVNDKSIGKILKALDSDDVELLKLLLDESSVTLDNAYALHYACAYCDSKVVQEVLTLGLADILLKNPRGYTVLHVAARRKDPSILCALLKKGACASETTLDGQTALSICQRLTRRKDYNAKTVQGKESHKDRLCVDVLEREMRRNSMSVDMSVLSQLTADDLNMRLDYLENRVAFARLFFPAEARVAIENAEADSTPLYATSSPLKGNIKEVDLNETPSFRTRKLQLRLQSLVKTVENGRRFFPHCSEVLDKYLEDEMPDVHVLENGTEEERRTKKARFMELRDEVQKAFHKDMAENNHSNLSSLTSTTSSSTRRESLNHKVRRK; translated from the exons ATGGATAATTCAAATGAAGCATCATCATCATTGAGTTTTGTATCATCACACTTATCAAATGCTTCAAGCAATACTCACAATGAACATGTGGCAAATATTGAAATTGTGAGTTTGAATAAGCTCAGTGGAAGCCTTGAGAAGCTATTGAGTGATGTTGTTGATTATGATTACTGTGATGCTGAGATTGTTGTTGAAGATATTCCGGTCGGTATTCATCGATGTATACTGGCTTCGCGGAGTCAGTTTTTTCATGAACTTTTTAAGAAAGGAAAAGATGGAGATTCGAAGGAAGGAAAGGGAAAGCCGAGTTATCAGATGAAAAATTTGGTGTGTTATGGTAGTGTTGGATATGaagcttttgttgtttttttgcatTATTTGTATACCGGAAAGTTGAAGGCTCCACCAACAGAAGTGATGACTTGTGTTGATGAAGCTTGTATTCATGATTCGTGTCGTCCGGCTATCGATTATGCGCTGGAACTTATTTATGCTTCTTCCACATTTCAGATGAAAGAGCTTGTTTTGCTTTTTCAG AGGTATCTTCTAAATTTTGTTGATAAGGCGCTCGTAGAAGATGTCATTCCGATCCTTGTTGCTGCTAATCATTGCCAACTAGAACAGCTTCTCACTCATTGCATTCAGAGAGTAGCGAGGTCGGACATGGACATCATATCTTTGGAAAGAGAACTTCCATACGAAGTTATGACCGAAATCAAATCTCTCAGAGTCCAATCTCTTCCAGAATCAACGCCCGATGCGATGGAAGTAGAGCCTGTGATTGTGAACGATAAGAGTATAGGGAAAATCCTTAAAGCGTTGGACTCTGATGATGTTGAGTTACTAAAGCTTCTTTTAGACGAATCTAGTGTGACTCTTGACAATGCATACGCGCTACACTACGCTTGTGCTTATTGCGATTCTAAGGTCGTTCAAGAAGTTCTTACTCTAGGATTGGCTGATATTCTCCTTAAGAATCCGCGCGGATACACGGTTCTTCACGTGGCTGCACGACGAAAGGATCCATCTATTCTGTGTGCACTGTTGAAGAAAGGAGCTTGTGCATCAGAAACCACACTTGATGGACAAACTGCTCTTTCAATTTGTCAGAGATTGACGAGGCGGAAGGATTATAATGCGAAGACTGTGCAGGGTAAGGAGTCTCATAAAGACAGGCTTTGTGTTGATGTACTTGAGAGAGAAATGAGAAGAAATTCTATGTCGGTGGACATGTCGGTTTTGTCACAGTTAACTGCTGATGATTTGAATATGAGACTGGATTACCTTGAAAATAGAG TTGCATTTGCTAGGCTGTTCTTTCCTGCTGAGGCTAGGGTTGCCATAGAGAATGCTGAGGCCGATTCAACACCGCTCTACGCAACTTCATCACCTCTAAAAGGCAATATAAAAGAAGTAGATCTAAATGAAACTCCTTCTTTTAGaacaagaaaactccaattaaGATTACAATCCCTTGTAAAAACAG TTGAGAATGGTAGGCGTTTCTTTCCGCATTGTTCGGAGGTGCTAGATAAGTATCTAGAAGACGAGATGCCCGATGTTCATGTCCTAGAGAACGGAaccgaggaagagcgaagaacgAAGAAAGCACGGTTCATGGAACTTAGAGACGAGGTACAGAAGGCATTTCACAAGGATATGGCtgaaaataaccattcaaatttGTCATCATTGACTTCTACAACATCCTCTTCAACAAGAAGGGAAAGTCTTAACCACAAAGTGAGGAGAAAATGA